The following proteins are co-located in the Peromyscus maniculatus bairdii isolate BWxNUB_F1_BW_parent chromosome 23, HU_Pman_BW_mat_3.1, whole genome shotgun sequence genome:
- the LOC143270636 gene encoding uncharacterized protein LOC143270636, with protein MDAESPRPECYNPPDSAGGTGGSCSGPQTAEDEFLLPPQLPVAYEEGGTKQRSSGPAALRSNGVQTSCLPQPRNPAAWFMDGNSFLQERERRTGAAVTTESEIVWTSPLPPGTSAQKAELIALTQALRMAEARRTRN; from the exons atggacgccgagtcaccccgccccgagtgttacaacccccccgacagcgccggagggaccggcggctcctgcagcggcccccaaacagcggaggatgagttcctgcttcctccccaattgccggtcgcctacgaggaaggcgggacaaagcagcgaag ctctggtccagcagccctcagatcgaatggtgtgcagaccagttgtctccctcaaccccgcaaccctgctgcctggttcatggatgggaacagcttcctccaagaaagagaacggaggactggagcagccgtcaccaccgaatcggagatagtttggacctcaccactgccacctggaacatcggcccaaaaggcagagctgatcgcgctgacccaggccctccggatggcggaagcccggaggaccaggaactaa
- the LOC143270626 gene encoding uncharacterized protein LOC143270626 produces the protein MKYLTPDLRESDRGGPGRRGHGHQAEWPRRQRPHPRLLGLGPALRRRARARGGPRRGWPGPGRRRPAAAQAGPGAGPATSRTRAAEARGDTGGARGGAGDQPDPGGGEPAAAQAASVPATPHSRSLGGAVDSAMGGRAAQSAAAAQADTGCGRDTQAGPGMGSARDRPLAGDPQRCATTGSGPIWGSPPIDAKDGAKTPACREQLNRPVMPHPFKIGDSV, from the exons atgaaatacttaacacctgacttaa gggaatctgatcgCGGAGGCCCGGGGCGGCGCGGACATGGGCACCAAGCAGAGTGGCCCCGCCGCCAACGGCCGCACCCGCGCCTACTCGGGCTCGGACCTGCCCTCCGGcggcgcgcacgcgcgcgcggcggcccccggcgcggctggccgggacccgggcggcggaggcccgcggcggcacaggcggggccaggggcggggccggcgaccagccggacccgggcggcggaggcccgcggcgacacaggcggggccaggggcggggccggcgaccagccggacccgggcggcggggagccagcggcggcgcaggcggcctcggtcccggcaacgccccacagccgctcgctcggaggggcggtggatagcgcgatgggcggccgagcggcacagtcggcagcggcggcgcaggcggacacgggatgtggcagggacacgcaggcggggccggggatggggtcggcgagggaccgccccctggccggcgacccacagcgatgtgccacgaccggctccggcccaatatggggaag ccctccaattgatgcaaaagacggtgcaaaaacccctgcctgccgggagcaactgaaccgcccggtgatgcctcacccattcaagattggggactctgtctag